In a genomic window of Streptococcus mitis NCTC 12261:
- the thiW gene encoding energy coupling factor transporter S component ThiW translates to MRKHQLQVHKLTILSMMIALDVVLTPIFRIEGMAPMSSVVNILAGIMMGPVYALAMATVTAFIRMTTQGIPPLALTGATFGALLAGLFYKYGRKFYFSALGEILGTGIIGSIVSYPVMVLFTGSAAKLSWFIYTPRFFGATLIGTAISFIAFRFLIKQEFFKKVQGYFFDERID, encoded by the coding sequence ATGAGAAAGCACCAATTACAAGTTCACAAATTAACCATTTTATCCATGATGATTGCCCTTGATGTAGTCCTTACGCCTATCTTTCGGATTGAGGGAATGGCACCGATGTCCAGTGTAGTCAATATTCTAGCTGGAATCATGATGGGACCTGTTTATGCCTTGGCTATGGCTACAGTGACAGCCTTTATCCGTATGACGACTCAAGGGATTCCGCCTTTAGCTCTCACAGGAGCGACTTTTGGAGCCCTTCTAGCAGGTCTCTTTTATAAGTATGGTAGAAAATTTTACTTTTCTGCTTTGGGAGAAATTTTGGGAACAGGTATTATTGGTTCTATTGTTTCCTATCCTGTTATGGTACTCTTTACAGGATCGGCCGCTAAGCTTAGTTGGTTTATCTACACTCCTCGATTTTTCGGTGCAACCTTGATTGGTACAGCGATTTCCTTTATTGCCTTTCGATTTTTAATCAAGCAGGAATTCTTTAAAAAAGTTCAGGGATATTTCTTTGATGAAAGGATAGACTGA